TATAGTCACAGACAATCAAGACAATGGCTCTTTAACTGCTGCACGGAAAGTAGTCCCCGATGCTTATTTATCACGCAGCCAAAAATTAATTTATCTGGCTGCTGTGAAGACTAAAGAGGAAGCACAAAAAAGATTACAACAACTACAGGCCAAGGGAATCAAAGCCCGAATTGACTAGCCATAAGTTGTAAAAATCTACGATAGGATGAGGATACTGGGGAACTCGGGGCCCCCGCGACCGCTCGTGAGTGGGGATTAGGGGCAATGGGGATTGGGGATTCTGTATCGGGTATTAATTATTTCTCTTGTCACCAGTCACCAGTCCCTAGTCCCCAATCCCTAGTACTGCGCGAAGCGCTTTGGGCAAAAAGTGAATGGAGAGCCGACAACATGGGATTAATTCAGCGTATCCTGCGGGTGATTCGCGCTAACCTAAATAGTTTAATAGGCAGTGCAGAAGATCCTGAAAAGGTTCTAGAACAAGTTGTCACAGAGATGCAGGCAAATCTGGTGCAATTGCGGCAGGGAGTAGCACAAGCGATCGCCACCCAAAAACGCACCGAACGGCAAGCTGCTGCTGCTCACTCAACATCAGAAGAATGGTATCGCCGCGCCCAACTGGCAATACAACAAGGCAACGAACCTCTAGCACGGGAAGCTCTTACTAAACGCCGAGCTTACACTGAAACTGCTTTAGCCCTCTCTAACCAAATAGGGCAGCAAAACGAAGTGGTAGCTAGACTAAAAAAGGATATGCGGACGCTAGAGTTAAAAATTGCTGACGCTAAAACCAAAAAAGATATGTACATCGCTCGCGCCCGTTCTGCCGAAGCATCCTATCGACTTCAAGAAATGCTAGACGGAGTTTCTGTTAACAGCAGCTTGAATGCTTTTGAGCGCATGGAAGAAAAAGTTTTGCAGATAGAAGCTAAACAAAGTGCGATCGCTCAACTCGGTGGTGATGACTTACAAAAACAATTTGATTCTTTAGCATCTGCTAGTGACATCGATACAGAACTAGCAGCCATCAAGGTACAGGTGTTAAATGAAGGCAAAAACCCACAGTTGCAACAGTTACCTGAAAGTCCACAGCCTGAAGATGAGGCAACTACTAAGTAGGTAAAGATAATTAAATATAAATGGCAATCAGAGAAACCCACTGATCACAAGGCTTTTCCCTCGTACCTCCAGCAAAGCTGCCTCCTGCTCAAAGTTAAATTAGATTTTAACAAGAAACGGGTATTTACATGTACCGAACCAAACCGGAAAGATTACATTGAAATAGGAAGCTATTAAATACTAAAAAAGCTAACTTTCCGACAAAGCGCGTAAACTCCAAAAGGAAAAACAAAGTTATGGGATTATTTGATCGTATTAAGCG
Above is a window of Nostoc sp. UHCC 0702 DNA encoding:
- a CDS encoding PspA/IM30 family protein, with the protein product MGLIQRILRVIRANLNSLIGSAEDPEKVLEQVVTEMQANLVQLRQGVAQAIATQKRTERQAAAAHSTSEEWYRRAQLAIQQGNEPLAREALTKRRAYTETALALSNQIGQQNEVVARLKKDMRTLELKIADAKTKKDMYIARARSAEASYRLQEMLDGVSVNSSLNAFERMEEKVLQIEAKQSAIAQLGGDDLQKQFDSLASASDIDTELAAIKVQVLNEGKNPQLQQLPESPQPEDEATTK